CTTAATCATCGTTCTTACCTAAATAAATCAACATTTCAACAGCCAGTCGGAACATCATGCACACACAGTATACGGTTTTACAATACATGTGATTGGTGAGAACAGTCGTATCTCATAGGAACATTGAGGACAGATTTAATAACATGTTGTTCTTACATTATTGCTCGTTTTCAAACCTCATCCCTTCATCAGAGCCGTCCTTAAAACCGAGTACAAAAAGTGATACTTTACATTTTCTACAACATTTTGAGCATTGTTCAATTTGCTCCTTGTGTCTGCACATTCATTCATTCAGGCAAGAGAGAAAGTACAAGTGAATGAGTAAAGAGGCCTCGAGAGAAGCCTGCTTGTTTGACCCTTCTGTTCATCAATGCTTATGTAGCTGCTTTACTACAGCATTAAATACGCGTGTTCAAATAATTCTGCTCGGAACATTTTAACCAGTCTCAAGATCTTAAACGCCACATGTTTGATGCCTTCCTGTACACTTTTAATAAAGACATTTCAGGAGAAGATGGGTTTTTAGGGTAGATATCCTCAGGACATTGCACCGCTCTGTTTAGGATCCAGGAGCACCGTTCACTCCTTCTGGGGGCTGAAGAACTAGATGAGGTCCACGCAGAAGAGAGAAATCTAGTTCCTAAAGATTTAGATCACATTGTCGAACATGTGCATGGACTGCATGATGCTTTCATCCTGGATGAAGAAACAAGGGGACACAGTTAAATTCCTGAGAAAGCTGCAGAGGGATTTGAAATGGTTGGACGCAGCAGACCTTTTGGCATGTGTCCAAGAACTCCTCGATGGTGACCACTCCGTCTTTGTTCTTGTCCATTTTCTGAAAAATAACAGAGATTTTTCAAAGGGTAACTAAAAGGCAAACGGGAAAGCTTTTAGTGTTGCCACCCAGCGGAAACCTTAAAAAGTGAATCCGAAACAACTTAAAGCCTTAATTTGCATTCTTTCTAATGGCCGGCAGGAGGCCACTTCACTGGTTCGAAAAGAAGTCTGTttctatagaagtctatgagaaaatgatcCTATGTTCTACTTAATTAATTAACTCAGTAGACTATTTCATATTAAGGTTATTGtggtcttaaaggtggggtgtcattttggagaaaccagctcgagtacgccagaatttgaaaatacacaaccggaaaaaatctgccacttccttacagagcccctcctccaacacacacatgaccaatgagggcacgagatacgtttgtgcacagatggaaggctgacaggcaggtaggccatccagttactttagccgggccggctcggatgattggtcgtgctttttacagtactacggcttccacagatgaacattttgtatgtatttattgtcaaagcatttaatgtattcattgctattgggatgttaagagcattccatggaatataacaaagtgtttctgaaataaattacataccccacctttaagcgttAGTCTCAAGCCATCTTTAATAGAACATGAtttttgtaatttattgtcttaTTTTTAGTCAAATAGACAATAAAGCAGGTTATGCTTTCGGTCATGGCTATCTTTTATGGAGAAGTCCCTCTCACAGCGTTGCTCTGCAATTTGTTGCATAAAATACTTTCCAAGGAGTCGGCTGCTCATTTTTGCCCCATTCGCTACATTTGCTAGCATTAGCTTTATCTGGTAACTTTAGCGTGCCCTGCTCCTTCCTTGCTCCACCATCTTTAAAAAATCAAAAACAAGATGGGGCAGACCAAAATGCCAAACTAAATTCCTAAAAGCTGTAGACCACAACATGTTGTAGCAGCAGATTACTATGgattcacttgaaatgttttagcagAATAATTGTAGTGAGATGtaaaacactttaaaaacacaattttaGTTAAAAGTTAAACCAATGAATTGCAAGTCCAAAATTGAAAAAGCGAATCAAATAGCCTACACCTGAATCATTTGATGTGGTGAACATAATATGTGTTTACCTGGAAGAAGTTGTCAACATGCTCCTTGGAAGCATTTTCCTTCATGCAGGGGTAAGTATACTTCCCCATCATGTCATAGATGGAGCCCATGATGTCTGTCATCTCCTGGACAACAGAAGGGAGGAGAAGCGATGTGAACAAATGAAGCGCCACCCAAAGCTGCCCATATAACACGAGtcaaagagagagagatagaggttCACGTACCTCTCTGGTGATGCAGCCATCTTTGTTGAGATCGTACAGATTAAAGGCCCAGTTGAGTTTATCGGTGATGGATCCTCTCAAGATGATGGACAGACTGACAATAAAGTCCTACAACAAGAGAAAGAAACCAGAGCTATGATTGAGATCAGAAAGTGATTAGGACATCAGTAGGAGTGattcaaaatataaatataaaagcaGGAGGATCAGGAAAGGGAAATAAGGAAGAGggatattgatatatatatatatatatatatataggtctTGGTAAAGAAATATGTTACAGCCATCATCAGAAAAAAACAAATGCTTATAAATATTACACTTCTCTTGGTCTCTGTAAGTTTGTATTTACTGTGGGGTAAAGCCAGTGAATATTCGATTCAGCAGATATATGGTATAGACTGAAGTAGACAACAATTACAGTAACCAACCAAAGTTACTAAGTGCTTAACAATAGATGTTGTCTTATCTTAGTATTTTAAAATGACAGAGTTGTCACTATGGAGCATAAAGGAGGGAAACTCAGAAGTGGAGAAAATGAAGGGGGACTATTGGCTGGACAGCAGAGCGTGAAGGGGGGGAGACGTCACCTCAAAGCTGACCGATCCATTGTTGTGGGTGTCAAAAGCTTCAAACAGGAAGTGTGCATACATACTTGAATCTAGATGCAAAGAGAAAATAAAGTGAGAAGAGTGATCCAAATAATGCAGTATAAGAGGACTTAAACAGTCTTTAACAATGAAGCTATAAAGATGCACaatattttacatttaataCCACAGAAATGCTGGTATCTTGGTAAATAGATTGAGAATAAAGCTTAAATATATGACATAGATGAGGTTGATAACTATGGAAGGTATTTTCTGCCAATATGATGAAGGAAAAAGCTGACCCTAATAGTCATTATGATATCATATACTATAACTCACTATTTTTGAGAGAATTGCCCTTTATTTTTGCTATAATAAGTCATTTTTtgagattatttttttaaatacaaagcAGTCTTTACTTTGTTTAAAAGTCTAAGTTTCATCTTTTTTTTCGCTGGCTGAAAAGGGCCTCCATAGGTTCTGACTGACCTCCATGAGGAAAGAACTGGGAGTAGatgcttttaaaagtctcttcaTTCACCACCCCACTCGGACACTCCTGCCAAATGAAAGAAACAGATCTGTAAACGGAAAGCACACCGGCTTTCTCATGCACACATCTAATTCAATATCACTCCATAAACTATGGTCagtaaaaattattaaaaagtgCACAAATCAAACATTGACTGACGTTTTTGAATCCCCGGTAGAGGACCTGCAACTCTTTCTTGGTGAAGTTGGTCTGCTGTACGAGGCGGTCGATCCTCTCCGGTCGGTAACGCACCGTTGACAGTTCGTCATCATCACTTATGTTACCTGCATGAGAGATAAATGAAATAGTTACTCCCTAACATGAAATGCCTTGTTAAGAGAAAATAGAGAAAGTGCTGAAAATACAGAAAAGCAATTAAGTAAAAGAGTGTCAAAAGTGTCAGGCAAAATGTTGAATTGAATAAAGTGATAATGGACTGTGTCACTTGCTTTGAGTAATGGAAGAGCTGGAGCCAGAGCGACAGCAGGGCAGAAGTTTGAGGAAGCGCTGCTTTATGGTCTTTTCGTTGGGTTTGGATGGTGGATTACCtggaaacaaccaatcacagcacagATTAGCAGCGGATAGAGTGGCCCATTAGGAACACCATGTTAGATGGATACAACGCTGGCCAAGCTACAAGAAAATACTTTTCATTACTTTTCAACCCAACTTAATGCTCACAAATGAGTTTGCTGACCTGGCTTCGAACCAGTGTGACCCATCAGATCAAAGCTGTGGGAGAGCGTCCATCATGTGAGGGCTGAGGGAATGACTGGATATACAGAGGTCAGTCAGAGTGTGACCTACATGCTTCAGACAGGCTATAGGAAGTATTtgtaatcctttttttttttaaccagaaGCTTTCTTTGAATACAGACACCGTATTTAACTGATTTATTCTTTGTTTTTTGTGAGGTGACACtactcatttcaaacctttatttaaccagaggaatcccattgagatcaatgcaacaaaagtttaaaggtcccatattATACACTTTTTTAACAATactaggtctcagatatatacaaaacatgtctctggagTGTTTGgctgaaataccaaacagatcattgtagcctgccataaacccctctgtttcagccctgtttcaaaagtgctaatTCTGTATCTGTAGCTTAAATGCAAATTACAtgctacttgttagacgcttttatccaaagcgacttacatactcaatactgtggacaatccccacaggagcaatttggggtgaagtgtctcagggacacaaacGAGTTTGGCAAATTAACTGCCAAACTCCCCACGCCCCACTAAGAGatgattgttttgtttttttaaactatggtgctctaggaggagattcaggtgataaggtgggcgggtgttaccttggtagcttattggctaatggttacacaagcccaaAAAACCTTGTGACATCCCAAAGTGG
Above is a window of Pseudochaenichthys georgianus chromosome 1, fPseGeo1.2, whole genome shotgun sequence DNA encoding:
- the LOC117454165 gene encoding A-type potassium channel modulatory protein KCNIP2-like; amino-acid sequence: MKSRSQDQSLSDSRELDRSYDPLTGNPPSKPNEKTIKQRFLKLLPCCRSGSSSSITQSNISDDDELSTVRYRPERIDRLVQQTNFTKKELQVLYRGFKNECPSGVVNEETFKSIYSQFFPHGDSSMYAHFLFEAFDTHNNGSVSFEDFIVSLSIILRGSITDKLNWAFNLYDLNKDGCITREEMTDIMGSIYDMMGKYTYPCMKENASKEHVDNFFQKMDKNKDGVVTIEEFLDTCQKDESIMQSMHMFDNVI